The genomic window GAAAATCCTGGAGAGGGCCGACCTGGTCACCGAGATGAAGGAGCTGCGCCATTATTTTTCCCGGGGCGTTCCCGCCAGGAAGGGGATTGAAAAATGATCTGCCCGAGGATCGTTCTTGCAGGGACAAACAGCGGCTCGGGCAAGACCACCGTCACCATGGGGCTTGCGGCCGCTCTCTCCGCCAGAGGACTGACGGTGCAGCCCTTCAAGGCCGGGCCGGACTATATCGATCCCGGGTTTCATTCCGCCGCGGCGGGACGCCCCTGCAGAAACCTGGATACCATGCTCCTGCCCCGGGGGCGGCTCCTGGAGCTCTTCTCCCGGAGCGCAGCCGCGGCCGACATGGCCGTCATCGAGGGGGTGATGGGCCTTTTCGACGGGGCGGGCGCCCTGGACGAGCGGGGGAGCACCGCCCACCTGGCGAAGATTCTGGCCGCGCCGGTGGTGCTCGTGGTGAACGGAAAAGCCATGGCCCGCAGCGCCGCCGCCCTTGTGGCGGGATTCGCCGGGTTCGACCGGAGAGTGGCCGTGAAGGCCGTGATCTTTAACAACCTGGGCAGCGAGGGACATTATCGCATCCTCAGAGAAGCGGTGGAGACGGAAACGAACCTCCCTGTCCTCGGCTACCTTCCCCGGTGCGAATCCATCGCCCTCCCCGAGCGGCACCTCGGGCTCACACCGGCGGCGGAACACGGGGCGATCGGAGAGCTGACGGAAACGGTCCGCAGGCTGACCGAGGAGCATATCGATGTTGACCGCCTGATCGCCCTGGCAGCGGCGGCGCCGGACCTACCCGCCTTCAGGCCCTCCCTCTTCTCCTCACCCCCGGCCGCGGAGGCGCGTATCGCCGTGGCCATGGACGAGGCCTTTCACTTCTACTACCAGGACAACCTGGACATCCTGGAGCACCTCGGAGCGGAGATCGTTCCCTTCAGCCCCCTGCGGGACAGAGACCTCCCGGCGGGAACGGAGGGGATCTACATCGGAGGAGGTTTCCCCGAGGAGTTCGCGGCCCCGTTGGCCGGAAACGTCTCCATTCGGGAAGGGATACGGTCGGCCGCGGAGGAGGGGGTCCCCGTCCTGGCGGAGTGCGGCGGACTGATGTACCTTGCGGAACGGCTCGAGGACCGGCAGGGAGCGGTTCACCCCATGGCGGGGGTGTTCCCCGGCGTCACGAGGATGGGGAAACGCCTCCAGGCCCTGGGCTACCACACCGGAAGGCTGGAGCGGGCCGTCCTTCCGGGGGTGAAGGGCACGGCGCTGAAGGGGCACCTCTTCCACTGGTCACAGTACGACAGCGAGGGCAACGACCACCTTTTCTCCCTGCGTCTCGAGAAAAACGGGAAGCTCTTCCGGGACGGCTTGGCGAGGAAGAACACCTTCGCATCCTACCTCCACATCCACTTCGGCACGAACCCGGCCCCTGCGAAGCGGTTCCTCCGGACCGCCGCCCGGAGAGCGGGAAGAAAATAAAAAAAGCCCCCGGACCGAAAATCCGGGGGCTTCGTTTTCTTCGTCAATCGAGGAAATCCTTGAGCTTCTTGCTCCTGCTGGGGTGGCGGAGCTTCCTCAGGGCCTTGGCCTCGATCTGCCGGATGCGCTCCCTGGTGACGCCGAACCGCTTTCCCACTTCCTCGAGAGTGTAGGACCGGCCGTCCTCGAGGCCGAAGCGGAAGTGAAGCACTTCCCTCTCCCGCTCGGAGAGGGCGTCCAACATTTCCTCTATCTGCTCGTGGAGCATGTGCCCTGCGGCGGCCTCCTCGGGGCTGGGAAGATCCCTGTCCTCGATGAAGTCGCCGAGCTGGCTGTCCTCCTCCTCGCCTATGGGAGTCTCCAGGGAGACGGGAAGCTGGGCGATGCGCCGGATCTCCTCCACCTTGGAGGGCTCGATCTCCATTTCACCGGCGATCTCCTCGTCGGTGGGCTCCCGGCCCAAACGCTGGACCAACTGGCGGGAAATGCGGACCATCTTGTTGATGGTCTCCACCATGTGGACGGGAACACGGATCGTCCGGGCCTGGTCGGCGATGGCCCTCGTGATGGCCTGCCGGATCCACCAGGTGGCGTAGGTGCTGAACTTGAATCCCTTCCGGTAGTCGAACTTCTCCACCGCCCGGATGAGCCCCAGGTTTCCCTCCTGGATGAGGTCGAGGAAGAGCATCCCCCGGCCGATGTATTTCTTGGCGATACTCACCACGAGACGGAGGTTGGCGTCCACGATCTTCTTCTTCGCCGTCTCGTCTCCGGCCTCCACCCGCTTGGCCAGCTCGACCTCCTCCGCCGCGTCCAGAAGGGGGACCTTCCCGATCTCCCGAAGGTACATGCGAACGGGGTCGGTAAGGGGGATGTCGTCGAGCTTTCCGATCTCCATGTCGACGGTCGGCTGGGCGAGCATGTCGTCGTCCACCGCCACGGCGACGGGTGCTGCTGCCGCCGCCTCCTTTTCATCGCTCACCATTTCGATTCCCATGTCCTGGAGGCTGGTCATGACGTTGTCGAGAATCTCCTCGCTCCAGTTTTCAAGAGGGAGGTGCCGCTCGATATCCTTCTGGGTGAGGAAGCCCTTGCCCTGGCCTTCGGAGATGAGATCCCGCACCTTACCAAGGTATTCGGCCATGTCTTCCCGCGACAGCTCTTCCTTCTTGACGACCTTCTCGTCCAGGATATCTTCCTTCTCCGCCAGAATATCCTTCTCGTTCAGAATGTCATTCTCCATCGAGCATCCAGTCCCCTTTTCACTACGGCAAGAACGGTCCTGACTTCCCTTCCGGGAATCGGGGCCGTTTCATAATTCTCCTCCGCCTGATTTTTTGAGCGGACAAATATTATACCATACTTCAGTCGACGGCAAGATCAAGACGAAGGAACCCTAAATCCGCAGGTTTTTCAGGCAGAGGGAATGTCGCCGGGCACAGCGCCCGGGCCGAGAAACCGACACGGATGTCGGTTTCAGGTGCAGTTGTCAAGGACGACAATCTGCACCCCCCGCCCAAGCGAGCACCGGTGACACTCCCCGCTGCCTGCGGATTTAGGGAAACGGCGGGAAGGAGACTTCCGGCGACGGCCCCACCCATTTCCTGGTTTCCTCGAACTCCATCTCGTACAGCAGGCGGCTGATTTCCAGGTCCACCGGGTTGTCGGTCTCGTAGGGAATGAAGAACCTCCTGTATCCGAACTTCTCGGCGAAGAAGGGCATGTTCGCCTGGGAGGACACGCTCTTTTCCAGGACGACGCCGAGCCTGTCCAGGAAGTCGTCCTCGCTGAAGAAAGGGTTGACGCTGACCAGGATAATGGCCTTGAAGCTCTCGAGAATGATGTCCCTGTCCCAGAGAGTACAGAAGGAGACTCCCCCTTCCACATCTCCATGGCCTTCGATGAGAGATCCGACCGCTTCCTCCATGGGGACGGAGTAGCCGAAGAGCATGGTGAAACCGAAATCTATCCGGCGCTGCTTCCCGGGGATGAACATACTGTCCCGGAGCAGGGTTCCGGCATAGCCGCTCTGAAGGCTCGTGAGGCAGAAGAATTCGCTGCTCAGGCACATGGACAGGGCGGCGATCCTGGAAAGGCGACCGCTGTGGTGGGAATTCACGGACACAGGCTCGTAATCCACCCCGAGAGGAAACCACGGGGCGATCTGCATGTCGACATTGGAGTCCCAGTAGGGAAGGGATGTCATCCGACTGAAACCTTCTTCTCCTTTTTCCTGCCGAGAAGGCCGCAGACATGGTCCACCAGCTCGGGAATCTCGGGCTTTGTGATCTGGGATTCGGCTCCGACGCTCGCCGCTTTGTTCTTGATATCCTTGGCCATGATGGACGAAAAGACGATAATGGGTATATTACGGAATTCCCCGTGCTCCTTCACCCGCCGCGTGAGGGCCAGGCCGTCCAGCCGGGGCATCTCCACGTCGGTGATGAGAAGGTCGTATGTCTCGCCCGGGGTGGAGAGCCTGTCCCATGCCTCCTTGCCGTCGACGGTGAGGACCACGTTATGAAAGCCTCCCTGGCCGAGCACGTCCGCGATCTGCTTCCGGATGAGGGGCGAGTCCTCGGCGACGAGAATTCTGTAGTCATCAAGGTTGCCCAAGGGGGCGGTCATGGCCTTCGTCCGGACCGGGTCTATGGTGTACCGCTCCGACAGGGTGGGGTTTACCTTCTGCACGATAGCCTCGTAGTCGAGCAGCAGCACGTTCCGGCTGTCCCTCTTGATAACGTAGAGGACATACTCGCCGAGAAAGGTCCCCGTGAGGGTGGAGTCCAGCTCTTCGGAGTTGATGCGGTATATCCGCTCCACGCCGTCCACCACGAATCCGAGCTTGACGTCGTTGAACTCGGCGATGATCACCTTGCTGTGCTCGAGGTCTATTTTGCCGGGAATGCCGAGGTGCACCCTCAGGTCGAGCAGGGGAAGCACCTCTCCCCTCACCGAGGTAATGCCGATCATGGACGGGTGGGATTCGGGGATGGTTCGGCAGCCGGGCCACCGGAGGATTTCACGGGTTTTGTCCACGTTGATGGCGAAGGTCTGGTCCCCCAGGTAAAAGACCACCACCTGCCATTCGTTGGTCCCCACTTCAGTTATAACTTTTTTGACTTCCTGCATTGGATCTCCCTCCTCCGGTCTTCCGGATGGTTCACCTGAAACTACTATAGCGGAAGGACTGCCCTCCCACAAGCCCCGCACCATCCCTTTCTGATATACTTCTGAAAAGAAATGGGGAAGGGAGATGCGACATGGCAGACAACACCGAAGCACTGCGCTCCGGCCCCATGGGGGCCCTGCTCTTCCGCCTGTCCCTCCCGGCGGCCCTCGGGATGGCCGTCCAGGCATCCTACAGCCTCGTGGACGCCTTCTTCGTGGGTCAGGGAGTGGGTCCCGCCGGAATAGCCGCCGTCTCCATGACCTTTCCCCTCCAGATGATCATCATGGCGGTGGCCCAGGTAGGGGGTGTCGGCGGTGCCTCCATCATCTCCAGGAGCCTCGGCGCGGGCAGGAGAAAACGGGCGGAAAAAACCGCGGGGACCATCTTTTTCGTCACCTGGGCCGCGGGGCTGCTGCTCTCGGTCATCTGGATTCTCCTTGCCCCCTTCCTCCTCAGGCTCATCGGGACCAGCGGGGACATCCTCCCCCTGGCGGAGGAATACGCCGCCGTGCTCTTCCTCGGAGCCCCCTTCTTCGCCTTTTCCATCACCGCCAACAACTTCGTCCGGGCGGAGGGGAACGCCTCCTTCGCCATGATGACCATGATCATTTCCGCCGGAATAAACACTCTCCTCGACCCCCTGTTCATCCTCGGGTTCGGGTGGGGGGTGCGGGGCGCCGCCTGGGCCACGGTCATCTCCCAGGGGGGAACCGCCCTCTGGCTGGGGTGGTATTACCTGGCAGGGCGCAGCCTGGTGACCTTCCGATGGAAACACTTTCTGTTCCGGCCCTCCATCCTCGCCGAATGCCTTTCCGTGGGGGCGGCAGCCTTCGCCCGGCAGGGGGCCGCCAGCATCTCCCTGCTGGCGGTGAACCTGGCCCTGGCCTCCGCGGGAGGGGCCGACGCCGTGGCGGCCTACGGCATTGTCAACCGGGTCCTTCTCTTTGCCGTCATGCCGGTCTTCGGCATAGTCCAGGGACTCCTCCCCGTGGTGGGGTTCAACTACGGGGCAAAACAGTACTGCCGGGTGGCGTCCGCCCTCCGCATCTCCATAGGGGCTTCTACGGTTCTCTGCGCTGCCGGGGCCGTGCTGTTTTTCACCGTTCCGGAGAAAATGGCGGGGCTGTTCACATCCTCCCCAGCGGTCACGGCCCTCGGAGCCGATGCGGCCCGGATGCTCGCCCTCGGAATGCCCCTCACGGGCTTCCAGATCATGGCGTCGGGCCTTTTCCAGGCCATCGGGAAGGTCCGTCCCTCTCTCGTTCTCTCCCTGCTTCGGCAGGTCATCTTTCTCGTCCCCCTGGTGACGGTCCTCGCTCCCGTTTTCGGCACGGCGGGGGTGTGGGGCTCCTTTCCCGCGGCGGACCTCTCTGCCGCCCTGGTGACCTGGATGATGTACCGGAAAGAAATGCGCCGCCTCCGGCAAAGCTGCGAAGACGGCGGTGACGATTTCCCAGCGGGAACGGCCGGAAGCTAGAACATCAGGGCGGCCGTGAGAAGGTGGGCGTGGGAGAGGGGATATTTTGAAACGTGCCCCGAGAATGCTCCCCCGGTACGCCGGGCGTGGTCCGGGAAGTCCTTCCTCCCCGCCGGATCCGCGAGACGGATGAAATTTGCCATTGCCACGGCGTTTCCGGAGAGTATGGCCCCATCGTAGGCTTCCTTCCTCCGGAGGAAGAGATTGGCGTCCTGCTCTCCGTTGAGAAAGAAGCCCCCCTTCTTCCCGTCGGCAAAGTCCTCCAGGAGGATGTCCATGAGTTTCACCGCTGAAAGGTAATGCTCTTTCTTCCCGGTTGCGGCACCGAGCTCCGACTCTCCCCAGGCAAGAAAGGCGTAATCGTCAAGGAATCCGGGAATGGCGGCGTCCCTGTCCCGGTACCTGTGGAGCAGTCTGCCGGTCTTCTCCCTGAGCTTGAGGTCGATGAACCGGGCCGCCTTCTCTGCCGCCGTTACCCATTCCTTCCGGCCGAACACGGTCCCCGCCAGGGCCAGGCCGGCGATCATGAGGCCGTTCCAGTCGGTGAGGATCTTGTCGTCCAGCAGGGGCGCTGGGCGATTCCGGCGTTCGGCGAGCAGTTTTTCCCTGCAGGAGGCGAGCAGTCCGTCCAGCTCCTCCGGCTCCAGGGAGAACCGTGCCGCCGCCTCGGCGGGAGGAACGGCCCCGTAGAGCACGTTGTCCCCCAGGATGCGTCCTGTAACTTCGTTTTTGAAGTTGCCTCCCCGGAGAACGCCGTAGGAGTGAAGAAACACGCCTGCCTCTTCCCTGGTGAGAACGTTCCGGATCTGCTCCTCCGTCCAGAGGTAGTATTTCCCCTCCTCCCCCTCGCTGTCGGCGTCAAAGGCGGAATAGAAGCCCCCCTCCGGCGAGGTCATCTCCCGGAGTACAAACCCGGCGAGGTCTTCGGCGAAGACTTCGAACAGGGGGTCCGGCTTCTCCTTGTGGAATTCCGCCAGGGTGTAGAGAAGCAGCGCCTGGTCGTAGAGCATTTTCTCGAAGTGGGGCAGAATCCACCGGCGGTCCGTGGCGTACCGGGCGATTCCTCCCCCCAGGTGATCGTGTATGCCCCCGGCCCAGATGTGAGCCAGGGTATTGCGGGCCATGGAGAACGCCCTCCCTTCGCCGAAGCGCTTCCAGTACCGGAACAGAAAGAGGAGCCACGAGGGCATGGGGAATTTCGGCTCCTTCGAGAAGCCGCCCCACTCGGAATCGTACCCCCGGGACAGCTCGTCGAAGGCGGCCTTCGCCTGGGCCTGCCCGGGGCATGGTCCCGCCGCGGGAAGGGCCTCTTTCAGCAGGGTCTCCCGAATGCTCCCGGCGGACTGCATTACCTGCTCCCTCCGGGTCTTCCAGAGCCACTTCACCCTGGGGACCATGTCAACTATCCCGGGCCTTCCCGCCGCTCCCCTCTTGGGCAGGTAGGTGGCGGCGAAAAAGGGCAGTCCTTCGGGGGTGAGAAAGACGTTCAGGGGCCACCCCCCGCTGCCGTTCATCATCCGGCAGACCGCCATGAAGTTTCCGTCGATGTCGGGGCGCTCCTCCCGGTCCACCTTCACCGGCACGCAGGCATCGTTCAGGAGGTTCGCCACCTCGCTGTCGCTGAAGGATTCCCTTTCCATGACGTGGCACCAGTGGCACGTGGCGTAGCCTATGGAGACGAAGAGGGGCTTGTCCTCCTCCCTGGCCTTCCGGAAGGCCTCGTCGCCCCAGGGATGCCAGTTCACAGGGTTGTCGGCGTGCTGCAGCAGGTAGGGCGATTTCTCTCCGGCGAGCAGGTTTCTGTGCCCTGTCATGATACGGCCCCGTCCCACAGGGGGAGCAGTTCCTCGATGGTGCCCATCACTTTCCAGGCTCCAGCTCCGAAAAGGCCCTCCGGGGGGAAATTCCCGGTGGTGAGCCCTACGGACCGGACCCCTGCCGCAGCCGCAGCCGTCATGTCGTCCGCCGTGTCCCCCACGAAGAGGGTGTCGTCCTTCCCGAATCCCAGCTCGGCCATACTCTTCAGTATCATGTCCGGGGCCGGCTTGGCGTTCTCCACATCGCCCATACCCACCACGGAGCGGAAATACCCGGAGAGCCCGACGGCCTTCAGCGGATTGACCGGCGACTGGCGGTTGGAGGCTATTCCCAGGGCCACTCTTTTTTCCGTGAGAGCCTCGAGAACGGATACGGTTCCGGGGAAGGGAAAAATGCCCGCAAACTCCTGCTCGAGGAACAGGGCCCGGAATTCGGTGAGCCACTCCTCATCAAAACGGTTCCATATCTTCATCCATGATTCCCGGATGGGAAGCCCGATAACGGACAACACCTGCTCCCGGGTCACGAGAGGAAGCCCCTGCCGCTCCGCCACCATGTTCATGGTGTCCATGATGGCGTAGCTGCTGTCCACGAGCGTCATGTCAAAGTCGAATATCACGCATCGAAACACTCAAAACCACCTCTTTCTCACTTCTCCGTTCAATGGTACCCTGCGGCCGGGAAAAAGAAAAGGACCACCCCGGGGCCTAAATCCGCAGGCAGCGGGGAGCGTCACCGGTGCTCGCTTGGGCGGGGGGTGCAGATTGTCGTCCTTGACAACTGCACCTGAAACCGACATCCGTGTCGGTTTCTCGGCCCGGGCGCTGTGCCCGGCGACACTCCCTCTGCCTGAAAAATTAGCGGATTTAGGCGGGGGGCGGTCCGGAAAATTGACGGGGGGTTTCCCGGGAAGCCTTATCTCGGTCCCGTGTACTCAAGCACATACATCGTGCCGTCGAAACGATCCACGATGTAGATGAGCCCGTCGGCATCGACGAAAACGTCATTGGTCTGGACAGCCGCCTGCCCTTCGGGTTTCTCGGGAACAAAGTACCCAACTTCCTCTGGCCGGTAGGGATTGGAAATATCGGCAATCCGGAGACCGCCGTTGAAGTATGCGATGTACACGAGTTGGTCGTCGATGAGGCTGCCGGGCCTGTTTTCGTGGATGTTGTGGGGTCCGAAGCGCCCTCCCTTTTGGCAGAAGCCCGCAGATTCCGCCTGGACGGTGGAGATGGGAATGGGGTTCTTCTCGTTCCTGACATCGAAAATCCAGACGAACTTTTCCGGTTCCTCGCAGAAGTCTGCATGAGCTTCGTCGGTGACCACAAGAAGGTTCCTCCGGGGAAGAGGAAGAACGGTGTGAGTCAGGCCGCCGTAGGGAGGATAGCAGTTGAACTTCGAGACCAGGCTGGGCTTCTTCAGATCGGAAATGTCCAGGATGGTCAGCCCCCCGTCCGTCCAGCCTATGTAGGCCCTGCCGCTCTGCACGTAAGCCGGCCCGTGGGCCCTGACCCTGGCCCCCTCAGGCCACGTGGGTGTTTCTCCGCCCGCCGTCCACATTCCGGGATACCACCACCGGGAATACTCCACCGGTTTTGCTGGGTTTCTCATGTCGAGGACCATGTAGATCTGATCCGTGTACCCTTCGACCGTGGGAGTGATGTGGGCGAACTCGCCGTCAACGAACCACATGCGGTGAACTCCCTTTCCCGGGGTCTCGAAAAACCCGATCTCCCTGGGGTTCTCCGGGGAAGAGATGTCATAGACCCTCACTCCCGACAGCCACGGCTCGTACTTCCTGTACCGCTCGTTGTTCACGATCATGATGTCCCCGCTGACCTGGACCTTGTGGGAGTGACCTTTGAGGGGCACGGGGGTTTTGCTGATCACCTTCGGGGCATAGGGATTCTTCACATCGACGAGGGTGACCCCGTCGCCGAAAAGATGGGCCACGAAAGCGGTACCTTTGTCCACCAGGATCTGTCCCGCTCCTGCTTCCGAAATGCGGGTTCTGCTGATGACCCGTATATTCTTCCTGTGTTCTTTGTGGTCGCTGGGCAACATGTTTTTACCTCCGAAAATGGTTTCTGATGACGGCCTACAGGGCCGCCCCCTTTTTCCTGAAATGGGCCACGATGCCCGGCAGAACGATGGAGACCGCGAGAAGGATCCAGAGGAAGTTCCCGAGAGGGCGGGAGAAAAGGATGGCCGGATTGCCGTTCCCCAGGAGAAGGGCTCTCAGGAAGTACTGTTCCGCCAAGGGGCCGAGAATGACCCCGAGGAGCACCGCGTGGGGAGAGTACCCCGTCCTCTTGAGGATATATCCGATGACCCCGAAGAAAAGGGCGATCCACATGTCGAAGAGGTAGCCCCGGGCCACGAAGGAGCCGATGAGGGTAAAGGAGATGATGGTGGGGGCGAGGATCTTCGTGGGGAAAAAGGACATTTTCGCCAGGGACTTCGCCAGTGGAACCCCTATAAATATCATGACGATATACGCCAAGAGCATGGCAACCACCACGCCGTAGGCGAGCTGAGGCATGACCTGGAACAGCCTCGGGCCGATGGGCACTCCGTGGGCCTGGAGAACCACCATCATGACCGCCGCCGTACCTCCCCCCGGAATTCCGAGAGTGAGCAGGGGTATGAGGCTGCCGCTCGTGAGTCCGTTGTTCGCCGCTTCCGAGGCGATGACTCCTTCCGGCTCTCCCTTCCCGAACTGGTCTTTGTTCTTCGAGAAGGTCATGGCCTGCTGGTAACTGACAAAGCTCCCGATAGTCGCTCCGGCGCCGGGTATAATTCCGACCACGAACCCGATGAGGGCGGAGCGGATGACAGCGCCGATCTTCCTGAAGGAGACCACAATTCCCCTGACCGTTCCCTGCCACCCTTCCTTGAGGGCTGAGGCAAGCTGTGACGGATCGATGATGGTGTTCTTCTCGATCATGCTGAAGGCTTCAGAGATGGCGAAGAGACCCACTATGGCCGGAACCCGGGGCATGCCGTCGAAGAGGTACACCAGGCCGAAGGTGGCCCTGGGGACGCTGTAGACATGGTCATAGCCTATGGCGCCGAGAAGCAGCCCGAACATCCCGGCGATCAGGCCCTTCAGAACGCTTCCGCCGGCTATTTGCCCGATGAGGACGATACCAAAGAGGATGATGACGAAATTCTCGATGCTTCCGAAGTAGTAGACCATCTTTGAGAGATAGGGAAGAGCCCCGAGGGTGATAAGGGTGGTGAAGAGGCCGCCTATGGCCGAAGCGACAAAGGCTATGGCCAGGGCCTCCTGCCCCCTCCCCTGCTGCGTCATTGGATAACCGTCGAAGCAGGTGGCCGCAGCAGAGCCCGTTCCCGGCACGTTGAAGAGAATCGCCGGAATGGAACCTCCCATGTGGGATCCGGAATAGAGACTGGCCATGAAGGCCATACCGGCACCGGACTCCATGCCGAGGGTGAAGGGAAGGAGGATGATCAGCACGTTGGTTGAACTGAAGCCCGGCACGGCGCCGACAAAAATCCCCAGTCCCACGCCGAGCGGAATGAGCCACCAGTACCCCATGATTTCGTTCAGAGAGACAAGCGTCATTTCCCACATGGCTCAGAGAACCCCCTTTATCTTTTCCGAAACTGCATCAAGGGGCAGATCCACCTTGAGAAACAGAATGAAAAGAACGAAACCCACCAGGGTCACGATGACGCTCACCTTGAGAATCCGGGGCAGACTTCCGTAATGCAAGAAGGCAGCCGTGGCAGCCACGAAGAGAACGCTCGCCAAAGGATAGCCGGTCAGCGGAATGATCACGATAAACAGTCCCGTGAAAACCGCCATGACAACAAACCTGGAGTACTTCACCCCAAGGGCCTTCAGCCTGCCGGAAACCGGCTCCCTCCCCGCGTCCCTGTGGCGGAAGACCATCACTGCGGCCGCGAGAAACAGAAGGATGCACAGGATGCTCAGGGAACCTCCGTAGAGCTGCGCCGGAGGCGCGAGGCCCCAAACGGTGTAAAGGTAGTAGATCGCCAGGGCCATGCCGAGGCCGGGAATGAAAAGATCCCCCGGTGACCACCGCATTCCTTTATTTGCCATTCAATCTCCTTCTTTCTTCCATGCAAAGAGCACCTAAAAAGGCTCCGGAGCCGGAAAGGCGGTTCGTCACCCTCTGTACCCCGGAGCCTTCCGCTCCCGGTTTCCGTGCTATTTTTTCCCCTTGAGAATTTCCTTGTATTTCGTGGCTGTTTCTATCATGTCCTGGGCCATCTTCATGCTTTCAGCCTCGTCCTTGAACTCGAGGAACTGAGGGTCCATGCCGACTTTTTTCCATTCTTCCCTGAGTCGGGGGTCCTCGAAAGCCTTTTTGAAAGACTCCACGAGCTTTTCATAATCGGCGGGATTCTTATCCCTGAATTGCCGGGATACAGCCCATGCCCTGTTGCCTCCTAACTCAGGCATCTCGACTCCAAGAGCTTCCTTCGGCGTGGGAGCGTTCTGGGAGATGTCCTTCCATTTGTTTTCGTTCTGGAACATCACGATAAATCTCACATCGGAAGCAAAATCGAGAGAGGAGGACAGGAAGGTGGTCACTGCGTCCACCTCTCCGGTCAAACCGGCTGTACGGGCAGGATTGCCGCCCCCGTAGGGTATGATATTGAACTGTGCTCCTGTGGCTTCGCCGAGCAGCAGGACCGCCAGGGTTGAAGGATGGGGGAACCGGCTGGTGGCGATGGTCACAGGCCGTTTCTTCCCCTCTTCCACGAGATCCTGTATGGTCTGGAACGGCCCGTCCTTCCGAACCCAGAGCACCGCCGGATCGGAATCCATGCAGGCGAAATAGACAAAGTCGTCGGGGAACTTGAAATCCGTTTGGCCATGCTCTTCTTCGGCAGTCCCTGAACGGTGTTTCTTCCCTGCCCGGAACGGAGCGGTGGAACGACGACGGAACCATGAGAAGGGTGTATATCGACCTGCAGGTGTCCGGCTTCGCATTCCACCTCCGAACCTACCCCTGAAAAAACGGGAGGCCGTTCCCGGCCTCCCGTTCGTCTACCCCTCCAGCACCTCCAGGTTTTCCGCCAGCACCCTTTCGGGCAGCAGGTCCTCAAGGGCCTTCCGGTAGTGTTCCATTTCCACGCCGGGAATGAGTCCCTCCTTCGCCGCCCTCGACAGCAGGGCCACGTTCTGCATCCGCACATCGGGAAGGTCCCTTTTTTCCGCCATATGCCGGACGTTCAGCCGGCGGCAGACCTCTTCCACGTCTTCGGCGGAGACGGCATCGGCCTTCCCGAGCCGTACGTCCAGGGGCTGCCAAAGGGTGTCGAAATAGAGCAGAACCCCTCCGGAGGCTGCATAGGCCTCCACTGCGCGCAGGGCCTCGGTGCGCTCCAGGGCGAGGATCAGGGACGCGGAACCTTTTCGC from Aminivibrio sp. includes these protein-coding regions:
- a CDS encoding tripartite tricarboxylate transporter permease, whose amino-acid sequence is MWEMTLVSLNEIMGYWWLIPLGVGLGIFVGAVPGFSSTNVLIILLPFTLGMESGAGMAFMASLYSGSHMGGSIPAILFNVPGTGSAAATCFDGYPMTQQGRGQEALAIAFVASAIGGLFTTLITLGALPYLSKMVYYFGSIENFVIILFGIVLIGQIAGGSVLKGLIAGMFGLLLGAIGYDHVYSVPRATFGLVYLFDGMPRVPAIVGLFAISEAFSMIEKNTIIDPSQLASALKEGWQGTVRGIVVSFRKIGAVIRSALIGFVVGIIPGAGATIGSFVSYQQAMTFSKNKDQFGKGEPEGVIASEAANNGLTSGSLIPLLTLGIPGGGTAAVMMVVLQAHGVPIGPRLFQVMPQLAYGVVVAMLLAYIVMIFIGVPLAKSLAKMSFFPTKILAPTIISFTLIGSFVARGYLFDMWIALFFGVIGYILKRTGYSPHAVLLGVILGPLAEQYFLRALLLGNGNPAILFSRPLGNFLWILLAVSIVLPGIVAHFRKKGAAL
- a CDS encoding tripartite tricarboxylate transporter TctB family protein; this encodes MANKGMRWSPGDLFIPGLGMALAIYYLYTVWGLAPPAQLYGGSLSILCILLFLAAAVMVFRHRDAGREPVSGRLKALGVKYSRFVVMAVFTGLFIVIIPLTGYPLASVLFVAATAAFLHYGSLPRILKVSVIVTLVGFVLFILFLKVDLPLDAVSEKIKGVL
- a CDS encoding tripartite tricarboxylate transporter substrate-binding protein encodes the protein MRSRTPAGRYTPFSWFRRRSTAPFRAGKKHRSGTAEEEHGQTDFKFPDDFVYFACMDSDPAVLWVRKDGPFQTIQDLVEEGKKRPVTIATSRFPHPSTLAVLLLGEATGAQFNIIPYGGGNPARTAGLTGEVDAVTTFLSSSLDFASDVRFIVMFQNENKWKDISQNAPTPKEALGVEMPELGGNRAWAVSRQFRDKNPADYEKLVESFKKAFEDPRLREEWKKVGMDPQFLEFKDEAESMKMAQDMIETATKYKEILKGKK
- a CDS encoding 2-oxoacid:acceptor oxidoreductase family protein — translated: MKRFDIYMSGVGGQGIGLLSEAVIRAADHAGLSVCGVDTHGLAQRGGMVESFVRIGGEVTTPLVRKGSASLILALERTEALRAVEAYAASGGVLLYFDTLWQPLDVRLGKADAVSAEDVEEVCRRLNVRHMAEKRDLPDVRMQNVALLSRAAKEGLIPGVEMEHYRKALEDLLPERVLAENLEVLEG